CTGACCCGGCCCGCCTCGAACTGTCCCGGCGCGCTGATCAACAGTGGCACCCGCGCGGCCATCTCGAACCAGTGCATTTTGTACCAGAGGCCCTTCTCGCCGAGCATGTCGCCATGGTCACCGGAGAAAACGATGATGGTGTCATCGAGCAGCCCGGTTTCCTCAAGTGTTTGCAGCAATTTGCCGACATTTGCATCGATATAACTGCAAGCACCAAAGTAGGCGCGACGCGCATCGCGGATTTTATCCACAGGCATTGGCTTGTCCCACAGGTCGTAAACCTTGAGCAGCCGTTGCGAGTGCGGATCGAGTTCGTCCTGGTTCAAGGCCGTAGGCAAGGGGATATCGGCGTCGTCATACATATCCCAAAATTTCTTGGGAATTGTGTACGGGTCGTGCGGGTGGGTCATCGACACGGTCAGGCAGAACGGCTGGTCGCCGTCCTCGCGGATGTGATCGAACAGATATTGCCGGGCCTTGAACACCACCTCTTCGTCGAAATCCAGCTGATTGGTACGCACGCACGGTCCAGCCTGCAGTACCGACGACATGTTGTGATACCAACTCGGCCGTACATCCGGCTCGTCCCAGTTCACCGCCCAACCGTAATCGGCCGGATAGATATCGCTGGTCAGGCGTTCTTCATAACCGTGCAACTGATCCGGCCCACAGAAGTGCATCTTCCCCGACAACGCGGTGCGGTAGCCGAGACGGCGCAGGTAGTGCGCGTAAGTCGGGATATCGGCAGGGAAATCAGCAGCGTTGTCGTAGGCGCCGATCTTGCTCGGCAACTGACCACTGACCAGGGTGAAACGCGACGGCGCGCACAGCGGGCTGTTGCAATAAGCGGCGTCAAAGACCACGCCTTGGGCGGCGAGGCGGGACAGATTCGGCAGTTTGATCGGCGACGGGCCGTAGAACGGCAACATTGGCGCGGCCATTTGATCGGCCATGATGAAAAGAATGTTCTTGCGCTTCATGTGATCGCGGCATTCCATGTTGAATATTTATGCGAGAGTGCTGCGATCGAGCATGGATTCCATCCCTGTTCCGGTAAAGCCCGCGCCGGACAATGACTAGGATAAGCACAGCTTATGTATGACGCCCTCGGTGACCTGTCCCTCGACCTGCTGCGCGCCTTCGAAGCAGCGGCCCGCCATCGCAGTTTTACCGCTGCTGCGGTAGAGCTCGGCACCACGCAACCGGCGATCAGCCAGCAGATAAAACGTTTGGAAGAACAGCTCGGTACGCGTCTGTTCGATCGCATTTATCGGGGCATCGAATTGACAGAAGTCGGCGCCCTGCTCTTCGAGCAAGTTGCCCTCGGTTTGCAGAATATCGACGCAGGGTTAAGCGCGATTAGCACACAGCAACAACATGAAGTGCTCCAGGTAGCCACGGATTTCGCTTTCGCCGCCTATTGGTTAATGCCGCGCCTGCATCGCTTCCATGAAGCCAATCCGCACATCGATGTCAGCCTGGTCACCAGCGAGCGCAATCACAACATGCTGCGCACCGATATCGATGTGGCGATCCTGTTTGGCGACGGTCGCTTCAAGCAGGGTGAGAGCCTTTGGCTGTTCAGCGAGGAAGTGTTCCCGGTGTGCAGTCCGCTGTTGCTCAAGGATCGCTCACTGCCGCTGCCCGCGCAGGCTTTGCTGGAATTTCCACTGCTGCATTTGCGCGGCGAAAACAGCAGCAACTGGTTCGACTGGAGCGGGCTGTTCCGCCAACTGGGCCTGACCACGCCGCCGGCGCCCGGGCAGTTGCGCTTCGACAATTACACCTTGTTGATTCAAGCGGCGATCGGCGGGCAAGGCGTGGCGATCGGCTGGCGGCACCTTGTGGATAACTTGCTGGTGCAGGGGTTGCTGTGCCGGCCGCTGGCGCAAACCACGTTATCGCGGCTGGGGTATTACGTGGTGCTGCCGCAACGCAAGCGCCGGGGTGCGTTGATTCAACTGTTCGTTGACTGGTTGATGGCCGAGCAGGCTAGCAGCGCCGAATCTCTCAACGGTCTGACTCTGCCTTCAATTGCGGTGTGAAGAGCAAAAGATCGCAGCCTTCGGCAGCTCCTAGAGGCGCGGTCTTTTAAAAATCTGAAGCCGCCACAAAATTCACATGCTCACCGACATGCAGGTTCAACCGCAGCTCATCGGCAATCCCCATCGCCACACGGTTCAAGCGCTCCAGCGGTTCAGCCAGACCAGGCTCGAGATTGCCGCCAACCTGACTGAAGTGCTCGATGGTCAACCCGGCAACGCCATGCGGCGCATTGACCAGGGTCCAGCGCAGTGAGCTGCTTTGCACCGCCTCAAGGATTTCTTCGGCGGCGTGACGTTGCAGGCGATCATCACTGTCAGGCTCGTCGAGCACGCCAAAGTTGCCCACCAGGAACAAGCGCGGCACGCTGGCCAGTTGCAAACCTTCGACCAGTGCGTCGACTGCCAGCACCTGTTCGACCGGCCCCAGTGTCACCGAGCGCTCGACATGGTCGCTGCTGAACGGCAGCCCCGGCGCGTCCAGCAGACAAATCACCGCCGAACTGCCGGCGACGCTCTGATTGACCCGCTCGGCATCGAACAGATCGCCGGTCTTGGTGCGCAACCCCGGACGCGGCGCGAGTGCGGTGAGATCGTCGAGAATGGCGATGACTTCGTGTTGGCGGCGCAGCAATTCAGCCATCAACGCACCGCCCAGGCTGGCCATGGCACCATAGAGCACCACTTTCACCACTGGGGTTTCGGCATTTTTCATGGCTGTTTTCCTTATAGTTGTCCTATATGGCCTGTGACGGTGGAAACAGCCAAGGGTTCGAACCGATTGAGAGGCGACACGATGCAAGGGATCAAGGGCTACCACGCCCATGTCTATTTCGACGCGAAAACCATCGACCAGGCGCGGGCCTTGTGCGAACAGGCCGCGCAGTTGTTTGCGCTGAAAATGGGCCGCGTGCACGAACGCCCGGTGGGACCGCACCCCGA
This genomic interval from Pseudomonas koreensis contains the following:
- the betC gene encoding choline-sulfatase yields the protein MKRKNILFIMADQMAAPMLPFYGPSPIKLPNLSRLAAQGVVFDAAYCNSPLCAPSRFTLVSGQLPSKIGAYDNAADFPADIPTYAHYLRRLGYRTALSGKMHFCGPDQLHGYEERLTSDIYPADYGWAVNWDEPDVRPSWYHNMSSVLQAGPCVRTNQLDFDEEVVFKARQYLFDHIREDGDQPFCLTVSMTHPHDPYTIPKKFWDMYDDADIPLPTALNQDELDPHSQRLLKVYDLWDKPMPVDKIRDARRAYFGACSYIDANVGKLLQTLEETGLLDDTIIVFSGDHGDMLGEKGLWYKMHWFEMAARVPLLISAPGQFEAGRVSAAVSTADLLPTFVDLAGGTLEPGLPLDGRSLLPHLQGQGGHDEVFGEYMAEGTVSPLMMIRRGAYKFIYSESDPCLLFDVDNDPREEEELSQSPQHRPLFEDFLAEARGKWDIPAIHRDVLASQRRRRFVADALTIGKLKSWDHQPLVDASQQYMRNHIDLDDLERKARYPQPCQNQ
- a CDS encoding choline sulfate utilization transcriptional regulator; the encoded protein is MYDALGDLSLDLLRAFEAAARHRSFTAAAVELGTTQPAISQQIKRLEEQLGTRLFDRIYRGIELTEVGALLFEQVALGLQNIDAGLSAISTQQQHEVLQVATDFAFAAYWLMPRLHRFHEANPHIDVSLVTSERNHNMLRTDIDVAILFGDGRFKQGESLWLFSEEVFPVCSPLLLKDRSLPLPAQALLEFPLLHLRGENSSNWFDWSGLFRQLGLTTPPAPGQLRFDNYTLLIQAAIGGQGVAIGWRHLVDNLLVQGLLCRPLAQTTLSRLGYYVVLPQRKRRGALIQLFVDWLMAEQASSAESLNGLTLPSIAV
- a CDS encoding NAD(P)-dependent oxidoreductase, coding for MKNAETPVVKVVLYGAMASLGGALMAELLRRQHEVIAILDDLTALAPRPGLRTKTGDLFDAERVNQSVAGSSAVICLLDAPGLPFSSDHVERSVTLGPVEQVLAVDALVEGLQLASVPRLFLVGNFGVLDEPDSDDRLQRHAAEEILEAVQSSSLRWTLVNAPHGVAGLTIEHFSQVGGNLEPGLAEPLERLNRVAMGIADELRLNLHVGEHVNFVAASDF